The Candidatus Obscuribacter sp. genomic interval AGCATTCCAGCGCTTCAGCAACATGCATGGGGGCACGTTTGCACACCCAGTACTTGACTATGGCACTGCCGATACGCTTGAACAGAGCTTCCGCGGGAGAGCGAGCATGTTCGTCATAAGCGCGGGCAACACGCATAGTCAGGCGAATCGCTGCCTCAGACTCCAGGGCCAGGTCAGCCAGGACGTTGAGCATCAGTGGTTGGTCAATCAGGCGCTTGCCAAAAGCACTGCGATGGCTGGCGTGATGGATAGCCTGGGCCGTAGCCTGACGCATCAGTGCGGCAGCTCCCAGCATGCAATCCAGTCTTGTATGGTTGACCATCTCGATGATGGTAGCCACACCGCGACCTTCTTCGCCGATGAGATAGCCCTGGGCGTCGACAAACTCCAGCTCTGAAGAAGCGTTGGATTTGTTGCCCAGTTTGCTTTTGAGACGCTGGATACGCAGGCTGTTGAGCGAGCCATCATCCTTGAAGCGCGGCACCAGGAAGCAGGAGAGGCCTTTGTCAGTCTGAGCTAGAATCAAGAAAGCATCAGACATCGGTGCTGAGCAAAACCACTTGTGACCGGTGAGCTTGTACTCAGAGCCCGGACCAGACTGGTTGGCGGGCACGGCCCTGGTGGTGTTGGCGCGCACATCAGAGCCGCCTTGCTTTTCGGTCATGCCCATACCAAAGGTGACACCGCGCTTTTGGCTGGCTGGCAAAAAGCGGCTGTCATACTCATTGGAGAGTATCAGTGGCTCCCATTTGGCAGCCACGTCAGGCTGTTTGCGCAGGGCCGGGATGACCGAATAGGTCATCGAGATAGGACAACAATGTCCTGCCTCATTTTGAAATGCCATATAGAGCATGGCGGCGCGAGCAACGTGCGCTCCGGGCTTGGCCACCTCTTGCCAGGGTAGATTGTGCAATCCGTACTGGATAGAGGTCTGCATCAATTGATGGTAAGCAGGATGGAAGTCGACGCGGTCGACACGGTGACCGAAGCGGTCATGCGTCTTGAGGACAGGGTCGTAGTCGTTGGCTTGAATAGCCAGTTCGTTGGCTGACTGACTGCCACAAAAGCCGCCAAAGGCAGACAGGTGAGGCACCGCCCATGATGCGCCATAGCGGCTCACCAGGTCAGACAGGACTGCATCCTGAGTAAACATGTTGTAGTCCAGAAGCGGCCCGGACTGGTTAAATACTGAATGGGTTTCAGTCATGATGACACCCTATTTAAGAGTTTATTTTTGTTGTATCAATCGAAAGAGAGCGCAGCTAGCCGCGCTCTCAATGTTTGTTGTCTCTCGCTAGCAGTGCGGCTGCCTCAATGACAATTTGCAGTTCGTCTGAGACGCCTGCTTTGCCTTTGATTGACTGAGCCAGGGGACTGGCTTTGAGCAGGAGGGCAGAGACGCTCTGCGCCAGTTTTTCGTTTCTGGCCGCAAGCGCCATACCCACCACTTGTGACTCGGCCTGCCAGCGTGTGGTGTCGGCCTGGGTTTTGGTGACGGTATCGAGATAGCCATCAAAGCGGCTCAAAAGCTTGGCAAAATCTTCCTCACGGTCAACTCGCGGCTTGCGCGGCTCGGAGGGTTGGTCCTGGCGCAAAGTATTGAGCTTGTGCGAGGCTACCTCCGACTGCGCCACAGCAAAACCAACAGTGCGCTCAAGTTGCCTGAGCAATTTGATCTGTTCTGCTTCTTCTGGGCTGGCGCTCGTCACTGCCTCGCTGCGACGCAGATTGCGCTTCTGGACAGCTTCTAAGCCGCTTTCCTTTTCTTTGAGCCACTGCTCCATATTGCTATGCAGTATGCTTGCCGCCTCGTGCACGCAGACATAGAGCGGGTTGCCCGTGTCCAGGAGGACTGTCTGGTGGCTTGCGATATCACGTTGCAGGCGCTCCAGCACATGCTTCAGTTCAGTCAGTCCGATTTGAGTCTGCTTGTAGGCCTGATAAGCCTCTCGCTCGATGGTCAGGGTTTCTGCCGCGTGATTTTCGACCTCCATTAGATAGCGCATTACTTCTTCGGGAGTAGGTTTCTGCGGCTTTCTAAAGCTCGTTGTCTCAAGACCTTCGAGTTGATAGATCTTGCTTGTGAGGTTGCCCTGACTGGCACGGGTCAGCAAAAACTGGCGCAAGCAATTGGTCAGTGCGGCTTCGATCATGGTCTGGGCCTGATTGAGTGCCGCTAGCACGTCGCCTTCTGGCTTTTCGACCTTGATTGGCGGTGGTGCAGTCGGCACTCCACTGGACTCCAGCTCTTTGACGTCGTTGCGCAGGCTCTCCACTGAGCTTTTGCTGGTGGAGCGTGCGTGATGGGCTGACAGTACCAGAGCGGCAGTTTGTTTTGACAGTCTGCCCTGGGCAAAGAGTGCTTGCACATCTTCTTCTGGATAGTCGGCCAGAGCCACAACCAGAGCCTGCCAGGCGTTGCGCAGGGCAATAGTGCTGGGCGGCGCTTTGCTAGCACTCTCGACATTGATGCGACGCTGTGTCGATTTCACTACCAGAGACTCATAGAGAGTCTTGCAAAACTTAGACAGTGCGGCTGGATCATCGAGTTGATGCAGTTCGCCGGCGCGCTCGACTTCGTACTTGAGCGTAGTCAGTCGTCGTCCAGAGTTTTCCCAGGCGCGTACATAATGGGAGGCCTCATTCCAGGCTTTTAGTAAGTCGTCAGCCAGACGGGCAATATTGACCTTGTCTTTTTCGATACGTCTTTCGAGTGCCGAAAGCTTGGTCTTTTGATGGGCTGGGCTACCACCAGTATTGGCGGTGGCACTAGCCGGCAAAGCTTGCGCTTGGCCATTAGACAGAGTATTGTCGATCTCTTCACCAACAGCGCTTGGCGCTTGCTTTGGTGAGTTGGCTAGCTTGTCTAGACCCGAGGTCGACAAGCTACCAGTTTGATCGAGGAGACCGGCGTCACGCACGAGTTTTTCGTGCTTAACTATGGCGCGTTTGCGCTGCCAGCCTATCCACCAGTAGATGCCACCGCCGATAATGGCGATGAATAATAGTAAGATGACAATGGACATCTCTTACTCCATGGTTTGTGATTGCACAAAGTTGCGCAAAAAAATGAGTGCCACTGCCGGGCTCCAGCCATCAGACGTGACCCGGTGGCAAAAACAGCAACTGTTTTTACCGTTATCGATGCTTGATTTACAGATGACTAATCACCGGTAAATCTGCCCTGGGGCAGCATCGATCAAATGGGGGCGTCTGATGGCAAATGTCCAGCACGGAGCAAATAATCTCCGTCAAGCTCTGAGACCGAAGCCTCTAATTGGCGCCACCGGAGCTTGCTGTCTGTGGGTACAGGCAGTCTGGTCGGTGGCGCAGGAGCACGAGCAGTGGCGCTCGACTGAGTTGTTGTACTGACAATCTATCCTCGGGCAGGCGAGGGTTTTGGCTCAGCTTGGACCTGTTTTGATTGGCCTGTCTGAGCCGCTCCACAAGTGGAGCAATGGTTGATCTCGATTCTTGTGCAGGTCTGGCCTTCCTGTCTAGGCCACCTGTCGCCCTGAGCCCAGTACCCTCCACAGTGGGAGCTGGGACGGTTCCACTTCCATCTGGCGCGATGCGCTTGCGCTATGCTTGATGCCCTCTTGAGGCAGCTAGCACTCGCGACAGACAGTTGCTTTCCCGCCTTCGCCCTTGCCGGGGGCTGGTGGGGCTAGTAGCGCGGTCAATTGTGTGCTTACCCGCGAGATCTGGCTACTAGTTTTGGGCGCTGTCAGCTTGCGATTACCAGCAGGAGACTTCTGCTTAACGCTGATGTCTCCTGCCAGTCGTCGTTTTTTCTTGTTGTTGTTGTTGTTGTTGTTGTTCGTCTGGCCTGAGATTGCTCTTTTGCCGGACGATTATTTTTGGTTGGCGATAGCAGCCAGGATGCCGCACATCGTCATGATCGCTTCGGGCAGTGGCTGACCGCAGAGATCTGTGAAGTACTTTTCAAAAGCAGAGTTGTCGATTTGATCCAGGGCAAAATGCCATGGCACCATACCGTCAGCTTCCATCCGCACCACCAGATTGCGCAGCGAGCCCCAGGAGCAATCAGATGGTTGCCCGTCCGATAGCATAAAGAGCATCTTTACTGCCTTGCCACTGTTTTGTGCCGACTTACCCATGTGGTAAAGCATGGCTGAGTCGTTATTGCCTCCCATCGCTCTCAGACCCGTAATCTTGTATTCTCCGGCTGTGCCGCAGTCATAGATCACAGTATCGGTAAAGCCCCAAAACCTGGTGCTGATGCCGCGCTGGTTTTTGGTAGCTTCTTCTACCGCCAGGGCAAAGAGCTTGGCCAGTTCAAACTTCTCTCCTCGTTTGAGGGTTTTGTTCTCGCTGTTCATGGAGCTGGAGCAGTCGACTGCCACTTCGATATGCAACGATGCGGCATTCACTTCTTCTTCGTCCACAAAGACATTGGTCTCGCCCAGGTAGAGTGCTTCAAGCTCGTCGATGACATCATGTCCGACAGGCTCGTCGTCCTTTTCCTTTGGTACGCGACCGACTCTAGCCAGGACCGGGCGCAATGATTGAGCCAGAGGCTGGACTACTGGTAGAGCTCTGGTGAGGAAGTCGTCATCCGCCTCTACAGGCAAGATGTCCTCTATCAAATTGAAGTCCAGGGTCTCGAAGTCCATCGGCGGTCTGATATCAGCAGCATGCTCGAAGTCAGAGTCCATGAGGACATCACCCACCAGGAAATCTTTGAGCTTGGCTCTGAAGTACCAGCCCAGAAAGAGGAGCAGAAGCAACAGCAAGAGTACCAGGATGGCAAGCCACCAGTTGATTTCTCCTGCTTTGGTCAAAACCGCCCATAGCATCATGAGCAAACAGGCCAGTGGGAATGCTATCAGAGTGATGCGGGTCACCTTGCGGTTCCACACCCATCTGGCAGCTCTGGCAATGGCTGCGCCCACGCGTTCCAGTCTATGCCAGGTTAATGTGATACCGCGCCAGGTCCACTTAAAAGCAAACTTTATTTTGAGCTTGATGTTGAGCATCAACCTGGGCGGCACAATGCGCTCGAAGAGTCTTGGTAGCCAGCCAAAACAAACACCAAGGATAGAACCCAGTGTGCTTTTACTCTTGCTCCAGAGTCTCTTAAAAAATCCTGGACCGCGGTCCTCGGCAAGCGTAAAAGCAGCTTTTTTGAGCTGAGCTTTTTGGCGTAACCTGAGCCACAGCGCTCGCAAAACCATGTAAGCGAGGACAAAGCCGCCTACACCCAGGCACCACATGGCGATGGCAAACCAGGCGTCAGAGCCCCCTTTGCTAAAGAGAGCAGCCCAGAGTACCAGGGCGGTAGCCAGAGCGGCCCAGGACCATTTCGAATTGAGCAAGCGTTTCCACCAGGGTATAGACGGGTCTGGCGCATCGTCACTGGTCGCACCGGCGCTTGCTCCACTGGCTCCAGAAGGAGGTGGTGGGGCGGGCCTGTCTTCCTTTTTGACTGGTGCTGGTATGTCGAGCCCAGTGGCCAGGAGCTGATGCACTGCCCTGGTCAACTGCAAAAGACTCTCTTTGGGGAGGTCTTTGAAGTTGGCTGGAATCAGTGCCAGGGCCTGGGCCACTGGGTGGGTCTGAGGCGCGCTGGCATGGTGGTGGGGGATGTGCCGACGCAAGTGGTAAGCAAATTCCGACCAGCGCTCGCGGTAGACCGCGTGGGCGCCGAAGCCAGAATTATTTGCCTCTTCGTTTTCGTCAGCGCCACCATCGGCAATACCAGTTGAAATTTTGCTGGCGCGCCTTCTGGCTGTGGGGAAAATAAAGGCGCAGACTGACTGGAAATGTGCACCCCACTCAGGAAACTGAGAAGCGCCGCGACGCTCGTTTTGCTCGTCATCTATCAAGTTAAAGAGAGGCATGAAGCCCTCTTCGTTAGCTTGCTTGTATTGCTCTTCGGCTGGATGTAGGTGATGCAAAAGCTCGTGATAGCCGATACCGCGCAAGATCAAGGTGGCACGCTCTTTGGTGCGTACATCCTTGACACAGTTGGGATTGAGAACAACTTCGATGACGTGCTTGGTGTCTTCGGTGTTATAGGTAAAGGCGATATGATCGCCGCCCACCAGCTTGATTTTGACAGGTCTCCCGGCATAAAAGGCCAGGTCTGTCACAAGCCTCTGGGCTTCACTTACAAATTCGTCCTTTGTAAGGCCTGTGTTTTTTCTGGCCATTCATGCCTCCATACCATTAGATTGCTATTTGCTGCTGGCCTTATTCTTGAGGCACTCATCGATCAGCTTCGCCACCTTGCCGGCTTCCGTGTTGATATCATCAGCACGACCGCCATACTGGTTGACGACTGCGTTTTCGAGGGCGACGCGGAGTTCGACACCGCTGGCCAAAAACATGGCGATGTTTTCGGTGCCACGGGTCGAGGGGCTCTTGGAGAGCATGCGCTTGGGGTCGAGCCTGGCTGCCCGGACTTGATTGACAATGCCGATGGCAATGTCCATCTCGCGTGCTGGACAATCAGGAAACTTGCGCAGGCAATGCTTGAGTTCGATTTCGTGCGGCATGTGACGCAGTTTGACAATGACCCAGCGGTCTTTGGCAGCAGCATCTTCCTGGCGCACAGTAAAGCCCTGCCCCGCGTTGCCTGCCGCCATGAAGTGCAGGTTGGTGGGGATGGGGATTTCTTCGCCGTTAGGCAATTGCAAAGTGCGGTTATGCCCTTCGATGACGTCGAGCAGCGTGTCGCGAGCATCCTCGTCGATACGAGTAAACTCATCGAGCATGAGCAAAAATGTTTTGCTTTTGTTTTGCGGTAGCTGGGCCTCGCGCAAAACGCTGACGAGCTTGGAGTCCACCCAGACCATCTGCATCGTGCCGCCCGGTCCCACTGTGGGGATGAGGCGACCGAGCATGGTATTAAACTTCTTGATCAGACCACCTGAGATTTTGCGAAATTCCCAGGAGAGGGTTTTGGCTACCGCACCAGCGATGGTGGATTTGCCGATACCCTGATCGCCTTCCAAAAAGAGATTTTTTGCCCGGTTTTGCAGCACCACTGTCATCAGTTTGGCTACGTCGGTTGGCACATAGACATCCTGGAAGACAAATGAAGTCTCCCTGGTCACCGGGCGCACCAGGATTGCTCCATGTGTGTCCGAGCCTGGGTTGGTGACACGCTCTACTTTGCAGACCCAGCTCTCGCCTGGTTGAGGCATGGGGAGCCGGGAGGCAGCTTGAGCAGCGGCATCGACCAGAATGATTTTGCGGGTTTTGACACCACTGGCGGCATTGGCTTTGACTGTACCTGGTTTGGCCGGGTTGGCTTCAAAGATTACAGTGAGTGAGCTGCCGATAGAAAAATCCGGATTGCTTGCGCTTTTGCCGGTTTTGGTTTGAGGCGTTTGGTTTGCCATTGGATTGGCCATTAGACACTCCGTAAAAGTTGTATCCACCGTTAGCTACAAAACCAGCTCTCTGACCAAATCGAACAGCACCACAACAAACACTGACGGCAGAAGCTGTCGGTGTGCTTATGGAGGCTGGTCTGGGGGGAGAGAAGGTCTTGTTTAAAAGAAAAGAGAGCTAAAGGGAAATGGGTGGATAGAAAGAACAACTGAAGCTATTAGCTAAAGTCTCTACAGGCCTACTTAAAACTGTGCTGTGTGAGAGCTAATTACTCTTGATTGGTTTTTTTTTGCCTCATATTTAAGCGCCATGGCGCTTGTATAAAATGGCCCGGCTCGCGCTAGGGATGCGCTTGACAGCCGGTGTGCGCCGTTTTGCTAGGGCGCAAAGTCAGTCCATGCTTGAGCGGAGATATCGACTGAATATGTTGCTTTGGCTGCGTGCTATTTGGCATAGCTGTCTATCACTAAAAGACCTCCCAGCCAGAGCTGAAAGGTCTTTTGAGTGAATTTTTGCTGTCTGTAAGTAGTTAGTAGGAACGAGCAAAAATAACGCGTCTTGTGGTCTTGCGGCCTGTGTACATGCACTCGCCTTCTACCGGCTCCATGTTAAAGGGCATGCAGCGAATAGTGGCTTTGCATTCGTCTTTGATTTTGCCTTCGTCTTCGCTAGTACCGTCAAAGTGAGTCTCGATAAAGCAGTTACGCTCATTGAGAGTCTTTTTGAGTTCGTCGTAGGTTTTGACTTTGACACTGTTCTCGGTACGAAAAGCCAGGGCGCGATCAAAAATCGCTTTTTGTACAGTGACCAGCAAATTATTGATCGTCTCTACAATGCCGTCGCGAGGCACATCGCGCATTTTTTCGAGGTTATCGCGGCGCGCAATTTCGACAACGTTTTTGGCTACGTCTTTTGGTCCGATAGCGATGCGTACTGGCACACCGCGCAACTCCCAGTGATTGTACTTAAAGCCAGGAGTGTGATTGTCGCGGTCGTCCATGTGCACGCGCACACCAGCTGCTTTGAGTGACTTAAACAAATCAGCTGCAGAGCTTAGTACTGTTTCTTTTTCGGCATCGCTTTTGTAGATCGGTACAATGACGACTTGAATAGGAGCGACTTTGGGTGGCAAAATCAAGCCTTTTTCGTCTCCGTGTCCCAAAACCACAGCACCGACCAGACGAGTTGATACACCCCAGCTAGTTTGCCAGGCGTATTCCAGCTGACCAGCCTGACTCTGGAATTTGATATCAAAAGCTTTGGCGAAGTTTTGACCGAGAAAGTGTGATGTACCTGCTTGCAGTGCTTTACCGTCGCGCATCATTGCTTCAATACAATAGGTGCGGACAGCGCCAGCAAACCTTTCACGCTCAGTTTTTTCTCCAGTCAAAACTGGCAGAGCAAGCCAATCTTCGGCAAGCTTGCGATAAACCTCAAGCATGGTGCGTGCTTCTTGCTCTGCTTCGTCTTCAGTGGCATGGGCGGTATGGCCTTCTTGCCAGAGGAATTCTGCAGTGCGCAAAAACAGTCTTGTACGCATTTCCCAGCGCACGACATTGGCCCACTGGTTGATTAGCAGAGGCAGGTCGCGCCAGGATTGCACCCATTTGGCAAACATGTAATTGATGATGGTCTCGGATGTAGGTCTGACCACCAGCGGTTCTTCTAGCTTTTTGTTGCCGCCATGAGTGACTACAGCTAGTTCTGGAGCAAAACCTTCAACGTGCTGTGCTTCTTTTTTGAGAAAAGATTCTGGAATGAGCAGCGGGAAATAGGCGTTTGAATGTCCTGTCTCTTTGATCATGGCATCGAGGGCATCTTTGATGTGCTCCCAGAGCGCATAGCCATAAGGTCGAATTACCATGCAGCCTTTGACTGGCGCGTAATCGGCTAGTTCAGCATTGAGTACAGTGTCGGTATACCAGCGCGATTTGTCCTGGCTACCGCCATCCTCTTCTTCGCCTTCAATCTCTAAATGCGCGTCCTTGACATCGGTCAAGGCCTTTGCGTCAGCTGCCATAGCTAAATCCTCATGGTTTTACAAGAGCATCAGTATATCCCAATGTATGTTGCTCAGGAGCCTCCTTTGCCTCCTGTTAAGGGCGCTAGCGGTGAGAAGATGGGCAAAGGGCTAATGCCACATAGAGCGCCAGGCGATATACTCAATTAGTGATCAACTTTAGAGGCATCCATGCAGCTATCCGGCGAGCTGTCCAAAGTCAGTTTTGTTAACCTATTGCAGCTTGTCAGGAGTGGTGGGCTGGCTGGCAAGCTTACCCTATCGCAAGGGGCTCGTCTGGCCAGCATCACAATTGATGATGGTTTGCCTGTTAATGCCGAAATGGAAGGGCTGACCGGTAAAGACGCTCTGTATGAGTTGTTTCTCTGGCAAAGCGGTACTTTTTCTTTTTCGGAAGGTCCGGTAGCTGGGCTTACTCGCTCCATAGCCTTTAATCACACTGATGAGACTTTTGAACGTTTTTTGCGTGAAGGCATAGCCTATCTCGAAGTCAAACAACAATTGGACAGTCTGGAAGTAGGTCCCGATACTATTCTCAAATGTGTTGATGATGGTCCTAACTTTGCTCAGACGCTGATGCAAAATCCAGGACTGGAAAAAATCGATGGTGTGCGCACACTGGAAGACGCACTGGCTCCGCTCAATCTAAATCGACGCGAGTTTACTTTTATTGTGGCTGACTGGTTTACCAATAATCTGGTGCGCATTGCCAAGCCGGATTATGGACTGACACCTAATCATGTGGAGTTACCTGATTGGGTGATAGCCCGGCTGCAACAGGATAATCCCGATGTATCAAAAGCAATTGTCGATATGGTTATCTGGGTAGATCGAGTCAAATGCTGGATGTACCAAGCTGATACAGATCTGGAGCGCATATTGATAGCTGCTGGTGCTAGAGTGGCGCCAAAACAGGCAGGCAACAATTTGCCAGGGTCAGCCGGTCCAGCTAGTTCGAATAGCGGCGGCGGCGAGTTTAACGCCCCAAAAGCGCCACCCGGCTAATGCCGCTCTATTCTATTATGCGCTTTAGCCCTGGACGGCTTTGACCAGGCTGCGCACGCGGTCCACGTCAATGGGGTTTTCGAGGATGCCCTGACGCTTGAGTGAGCTGGCCACAATCAGACCATCAGCGCATTTAAGTAAGGCTGAGCAATTATCTATCGAAGCACCACTGCCTATCAAAATAGGTGTGTCTGGTAGTGCGTCTCTTACTGCTTTGAGGTCGTCCCAGTTGGGTGCAGAGCCCGTGCTTGTGCCACTGACGATGATACCATCAGCTAGACCGCGCTTAACGGTGTCGACAGCGGCTCTACCGATATCGCTGTCTTGACCCAGTGGGCTGGCGTGTTTGACCATGACGTCGGCGAGAATACGGACTGAGCTTTGCGCTGCCAGTGTGCGGCGATACATATGGAGGTCATGAGCCTCACCCTCAATTAAGCCCTGGTCGGTGACCATCGCTCCACTCAGGACATTGACCCGGATAAATTGGGCACCAGCTGTGGCGGCAATGGCCAGGGCACTGAGACCATCATTGCGCAGGACATTGACCCCTATGGGCAAATCGCAAACGCTGGCGATACATTTGACTGCAATTGACATGGCGCAAGCGGTAGCTGTGTCTACTCTGTTTTTGGCAAAAGGAGCATCGAAGAAATTTTCGATGATGATACCGTGGGCGCCACCACTAGCCAGGGCGGCGGCTTCTTGTTCGGCTCTCAAAAGGACGCTTTCGAGATCGCCACCAAAGCGAGGAGAGCCTGGCAGTGGCAAAAGGTGCACCACGCCGATAACAGGTTTTTCGGTGCCAAAAAGTTCATTGAGCATTAGTAGAGTCCCGGGAGATGTGATGATTGCGTAGTCAAGGGTTTGCCCTGGCTCGTTTTTTCAGACTTATAGCTTAGCGCTAGAAGAGGCTCTTGACGACCGCGTTTTGCGGCGCATTTATGTCACCCATGTCAAGGTGAAAAGGCTGCGCTAATGATAACTATGGCTCTTTCCGCCTGACATCTCGACTTATTGGCGTTGTGGCCAGCTGTCTTATAGGCGTATCACAAGCGGCTCTCTCTATTTGAAAGATATCAGCCATTATCTCTTGAAGTTGTAAGGATAAGTTCATAAGTTCACAATACCCTTTTCACCCCTCAGCTCGAAGCAAACGAAATCAAACAAAACCACTGATTTCTCTTCACCTCGTCAAACCTATCCCGAGAACTGATGTTCTTCGAAGCTGACCCAGGATAGAAATTTCTCGCAGACGCTTATTCATCCAGCAGGACCCCATCTGGGATTTTCCTTCGGCTCACGGTGATTCGACTCTGTCGATTGCTTGTGTGGCGAGATGAACTAGTCGGCGTAAGCGCCTTCCGGTGCCCATTCAAGCAAGAACGAAATGAAAAGGGTTCGTTCCTGTGCTGGTGTTGAACGGTAGCAATATCAGTAACAGTCTCTCTCTCTCCTACCACCTGGGCGGCTGCATCGCAGTTTCCCACAACAATCATCAAGGCAAAGGAACATTCCAGATGAACACAAATACCAATCGGACCGCACGGTCCAACGACCCGGCTGCCGCCATCAAGAAAGCCAAGGGATTCATGATCTTCGGTCTGAAGTCATGGATCAAGGCTCTCGAGATGTCGGAAGGCAACAAGAAGAGCGAAGGCAAGTTCCGTTACGAAGTTTCGGAGGATGCTTCCTCGGGTCGTATCGTGCGCACCGCTGACGGCAGCGAAGTCGAGGGCACTGCCCGCACTCGCGACCAGTGGGCAGCCGTAGGCCGCCCCGCACGCCTGGCCTCCATCGGTCTGCGCGCGCGCAAAGAAGAGCTGGAAAACCAGCTGAAGGAGCGTGTCGAGTACACCTTCGACGTCACCACGGGCGACGCTCGTTTGACCCGCAATGGCGAA includes:
- a CDS encoding acyl-CoA dehydrogenase family protein, giving the protein MTETHSVFNQSGPLLDYNMFTQDAVLSDLVSRYGASWAVPHLSAFGGFCGSQSANELAIQANDYDPVLKTHDRFGHRVDRVDFHPAYHQLMQTSIQYGLHNLPWQEVAKPGAHVARAAMLYMAFQNEAGHCCPISMTYSVIPALRKQPDVAAKWEPLILSNEYDSRFLPASQKRGVTFGMGMTEKQGGSDVRANTTRAVPANQSGPGSEYKLTGHKWFCSAPMSDAFLILAQTDKGLSCFLVPRFKDDGSLNSLRIQRLKSKLGNKSNASSELEFVDAQGYLIGEEGRGVATIIEMVNHTRLDCMLGAAALMRQATAQAIHHASHRSAFGKRLIDQPLMLNVLADLALESEAAIRLTMRVARAYDEHARSPAEALFKRIGSAIVKYWVCKRAPMHVAEALECFGGNGYVEEGPMPRLFRESPLLGIWEGSGNVIALDVLRAVAREPETLDIVLNELSRVQGQNRLLDSFGKGLSRDIAVLKKTLASQAAQAKSKKNASKLAAQAFATEAGARQLVEKLALALTSVVMLEQTPPFVSSAYINARLGNKSGFAFGTLSPRAQIKAIVERAAIA
- a CDS encoding AAA family ATPase, coding for MANPMANQTPQTKTGKSASNPDFSIGSSLTVIFEANPAKPGTVKANAASGVKTRKIILVDAAAQAASRLPMPQPGESWVCKVERVTNPGSDTHGAILVRPVTRETSFVFQDVYVPTDVAKLMTVVLQNRAKNLFLEGDQGIGKSTIAGAVAKTLSWEFRKISGGLIKKFNTMLGRLIPTVGPGGTMQMVWVDSKLVSVLREAQLPQNKSKTFLLMLDEFTRIDEDARDTLLDVIEGHNRTLQLPNGEEIPIPTNLHFMAAGNAGQGFTVRQEDAAAKDRWVIVKLRHMPHEIELKHCLRKFPDCPAREMDIAIGIVNQVRAARLDPKRMLSKSPSTRGTENIAMFLASGVELRVALENAVVNQYGGRADDINTEAGKVAKLIDECLKNKASSK
- a CDS encoding proline--tRNA ligase, with translation MAADAKALTDVKDAHLEIEGEEEDGGSQDKSRWYTDTVLNAELADYAPVKGCMVIRPYGYALWEHIKDALDAMIKETGHSNAYFPLLIPESFLKKEAQHVEGFAPELAVVTHGGNKKLEEPLVVRPTSETIINYMFAKWVQSWRDLPLLINQWANVVRWEMRTRLFLRTAEFLWQEGHTAHATEDEAEQEARTMLEVYRKLAEDWLALPVLTGEKTERERFAGAVRTYCIEAMMRDGKALQAGTSHFLGQNFAKAFDIKFQSQAGQLEYAWQTSWGVSTRLVGAVVLGHGDEKGLILPPKVAPIQVVIVPIYKSDAEKETVLSSAADLFKSLKAAGVRVHMDDRDNHTPGFKYNHWELRGVPVRIAIGPKDVAKNVVEIARRDNLEKMRDVPRDGIVETINNLLVTVQKAIFDRALAFRTENSVKVKTYDELKKTLNERNCFIETHFDGTSEDEGKIKDECKATIRCMPFNMEPVEGECMYTGRKTTRRVIFARSY
- a CDS encoding DUF4388 domain-containing protein is translated as MQLSGELSKVSFVNLLQLVRSGGLAGKLTLSQGARLASITIDDGLPVNAEMEGLTGKDALYELFLWQSGTFSFSEGPVAGLTRSIAFNHTDETFERFLREGIAYLEVKQQLDSLEVGPDTILKCVDDGPNFAQTLMQNPGLEKIDGVRTLEDALAPLNLNRREFTFIVADWFTNNLVRIAKPDYGLTPNHVELPDWVIARLQQDNPDVSKAIVDMVIWVDRVKCWMYQADTDLERILIAAGARVAPKQAGNNLPGSAGPASSNSGGGEFNAPKAPPG
- a CDS encoding BtpA/SgcQ family protein, with protein sequence MLNELFGTEKPVIGVVHLLPLPGSPRFGGDLESVLLRAEQEAAALASGGAHGIIIENFFDAPFAKNRVDTATACAMSIAVKCIASVCDLPIGVNVLRNDGLSALAIAATAGAQFIRVNVLSGAMVTDQGLIEGEAHDLHMYRRTLAAQSSVRILADVMVKHASPLGQDSDIGRAAVDTVKRGLADGIIVSGTSTGSAPNWDDLKAVRDALPDTPILIGSGASIDNCSALLKCADGLIVASSLKRQGILENPIDVDRVRSLVKAVQG